The genomic segment CTTGTTCTTGGTAATCACAGAGTTTATCAAACAATTCATGATTAGCAAATAAGGCCGCTTTATGGTTGTTTTTCATGATGAAATCAAGAGTGGTTTTCTTAATCGAAATGATTTCGCCATCTTCAAGCGCATCAATATAATGCTCGCTCGGTTTTTGTTTATGGTAACTACTAATTGAGGTAATGAATTCACCTTCTTTTACAAACCAAGTATTCACCTCTTTACCTTCATTAATAATGTAAACGCGTAGTAATCCTTTTTGGACATAAAAGATTTCTTTACATATTTCTCCTTCACGTAATAGAATTTCTTTTTTAGCAATTTTTTTGGTAAACATTAAAGAAACCAATTTTTCAACTACGTGACGTTCTTTTTTTTGAAAGGAAATACCAGATTCTAGGACTTTTTCAATGATATTCATGATAGGGGCTTTTGTTAAATTTGGGTAATTTTTTAAAATATAGAATTAGGTTTATTTAAACTGATTTACAATTTTA from the Flavobacterium ammonificans genome contains:
- a CDS encoding Crp/Fnr family transcriptional regulator translates to MNIIEKVLESGISFQKKERHVVEKLVSLMFTKKIAKKEILLREGEICKEIFYVQKGLLRVYIINEGKEVNTWFVKEGEFITSISSYHKQKPSEHYIDALEDGEIISIKKTTLDFIMKNNHKAALFANHELFDKLCDYQEQASTLRFMSAENRYSYLFEKQAAIFSRLSQKHLASFLGVDTTYLSKIISKEKK